From Thermoflavifilum aggregans, a single genomic window includes:
- a CDS encoding TlpA disulfide reductase family protein, whose product MQGLKTIGYVLVWMWLAGCAWLQPEKPMQLQPGSYRAYIQRPDGIQIPFQMQIVDSNGKTVVYMLNGAERIRIDSIVQHHQHFTLHMPLFNSDFTGLALNDGTLQGQWIRHLPDSDQHFFFRAIPDTHRFDVHHAPRFNISGTWATYMIRQGRSDTAFAVGLFHQEGDRLYGTFMHSDGDDRYLAGVVDGDTLKLSTFNGGDLYLYIAHIANDHTIRDGQFYSGYAGYARWWANKDSTAHLPDALTLTTVIPGKEQLDFRFPDLHGDTVALHDYRGKVVLVEIMGSWCPNCMDETAFLSSLYEQYHAKGLQIIALAYERSADYQQARQAVMSFQQRFHVTYPMLITGVTYNDPQMIAKTLPNIQHFQAFPTTLFIDKSGHIRYIHTGFAGPGTGVYYSRTIAEFKSLIDTLLQE is encoded by the coding sequence ATGCAAGGTTTAAAAACCATCGGATATGTGCTGGTCTGGATGTGGCTGGCCGGCTGCGCGTGGCTGCAGCCAGAAAAACCCATGCAATTGCAGCCGGGCAGCTATCGTGCTTATATTCAAAGGCCAGATGGTATACAGATTCCTTTTCAGATGCAGATTGTCGATAGCAACGGAAAAACAGTCGTGTATATGCTCAACGGTGCGGAACGCATCCGCATCGATAGCATAGTACAGCATCATCAGCATTTTACCCTGCACATGCCTTTATTCAACAGTGATTTTACCGGACTGGCTCTAAACGATGGCACCCTGCAGGGACAATGGATCCGGCATTTGCCCGACAGCGACCAGCATTTCTTTTTCCGGGCCATCCCCGATACCCATCGTTTCGACGTACATCATGCACCCCGGTTCAATATCAGCGGCACCTGGGCTACCTATATGATACGCCAGGGACGCAGCGATACAGCTTTTGCCGTAGGCTTATTCCATCAGGAAGGAGACCGGCTTTACGGCACTTTCATGCATAGCGATGGTGATGATCGTTATCTGGCCGGTGTGGTTGATGGCGACACGTTGAAACTTTCCACCTTCAATGGCGGTGATCTTTATTTGTACATAGCCCATATCGCAAACGATCATACCATCCGTGACGGACAATTTTATTCAGGTTATGCCGGCTATGCCAGGTGGTGGGCCAATAAAGATTCTACTGCCCATCTACCTGATGCATTGACCTTAACCACCGTGATTCCCGGAAAAGAACAGCTGGACTTTCGGTTTCCGGACCTGCATGGAGATACCGTTGCCCTGCACGATTACCGGGGTAAGGTGGTACTGGTTGAAATCATGGGTTCCTGGTGTCCCAATTGCATGGATGAAACGGCATTTTTAAGTTCCCTGTATGAACAATATCATGCCAAAGGGCTGCAGATCATTGCTCTGGCCTACGAACGCTCGGCTGATTACCAGCAGGCCCGGCAGGCGGTGATGAGTTTTCAGCAGCGATTCCATGTAACCTATCCCATGCTCATCACCGGAGTGACTTACAATGACCCGCAAATGATTGCCAAAACCCTGCCCAATATCCAGCATTTTCAGGCATTTCCCACTACTTTGTTTATCGACAAATCGGGGCATATCCGCTACATCCATACCGGATTTGCCGGACCCGGCACCGGTGTCTATTATTCCCGTACGATTGCTGAATTCAAATCACTGATTGACACCCTCTTGCAGGAATAA
- the mutY gene encoding A/G-specific adenine glycosylase yields the protein MEFTHQKEFTRLLLAWHRKENRREMPWKGIRDPYRIWLAEIILQQTRVEQGREYYERFVEAYPTLADLAAAREEEVFRLWQGLGYYNRCRNLLHTARELMKSHGGRFPRNYKELLSLKGIGPYTAAAIASFAFDLPHAVVDGNVLRVLSRYFALNMPIDTQAGKKYYTRLANELIPPEEPAIFNQAIMDLGATICKPQAPLCRQCPLASLCKAFQLGKQEQFPVKLTRRTVRERYFHYLVCWFGDHTIIQKREGKDIWRGLYEFPMIEKERLAGTELLQEDTAWKNLMPDGSWQLKGIVERQQQLTHQLISARFFYVETDREPRVLSPQILVHCKQLHQYAFPGIIVKYLRSGQQPLLL from the coding sequence ATGGAATTCACCCACCAAAAGGAATTTACCCGGCTGTTGCTGGCCTGGCATCGGAAAGAAAACCGCAGGGAAATGCCCTGGAAAGGGATTCGGGATCCGTACCGGATCTGGCTAGCCGAGATTATTTTGCAACAAACCCGGGTTGAACAGGGCAGGGAGTATTATGAACGGTTTGTTGAGGCTTATCCTACCCTGGCCGACCTGGCCGCTGCCCGTGAAGAAGAAGTATTCCGGCTTTGGCAGGGGCTGGGTTATTACAATCGTTGCAGAAACTTGTTACATACTGCCAGGGAGCTGATGAAAAGCCATGGTGGCCGGTTTCCGAGGAATTATAAAGAATTGTTGTCATTAAAAGGCATCGGACCCTATACAGCAGCTGCTATTGCTTCTTTTGCCTTTGATTTACCGCATGCCGTTGTGGATGGCAATGTGCTCAGGGTTTTATCCCGTTATTTCGCACTGAATATGCCCATTGATACGCAGGCCGGTAAAAAATATTATACCCGGCTAGCCAATGAATTGATTCCGCCCGAAGAGCCAGCCATTTTCAATCAGGCCATCATGGATCTGGGCGCAACCATCTGTAAACCCCAAGCACCTCTTTGCAGGCAATGCCCGCTGGCCTCGTTGTGCAAAGCCTTCCAACTGGGCAAACAGGAACAGTTTCCGGTAAAACTCACCCGCAGGACCGTTCGTGAGCGATATTTCCACTACCTGGTTTGCTGGTTTGGGGATCATACCATTATCCAGAAAAGAGAGGGAAAAGACATCTGGCGTGGTTTGTATGAATTTCCCATGATTGAAAAAGAAAGACTGGCAGGGACGGAATTACTGCAAGAGGATACGGCGTGGAAAAACCTGATGCCTGATGGTAGCTGGCAACTGAAAGGCATAGTCGAACGGCAGCAACAGCTTACACATCAGCTCATCAGCGCCCGCTTCTTTTATGTGGAAACAGACCGGGAGCCCAGGGTTTTGAGTCCTCAAATCCTGGTACATTGCAAACAGCTTCACCAGTATGCTTTTCCCGGCATTATTGTCAAGTATCTGCGCAGCGGACAGCAGCCACTCCTGCTATGA
- a CDS encoding Rne/Rng family ribonuclease, whose translation MNRELIINAHAGGVDIALLEDKKLVELHHESGDSQFAVGDIYLGKVKKLIPGLNAAFVDVGYEKDAFLHYTDLSPYARSVLKFTQMAIHDKEPGGFDFATFKKEPEIIKTGKITDVLGGKPEILVQILKEPISSKGPRLSCEISLPGRYVVLTPFNEIVAVSKKIHSAEERRRLQSIVEAIRPANFGVIVRTAAEGKKTAELHEDLLQLVDMWKTIQRNLYRAQPPQKIMSEQNRTNSILRDLLNESFNRIVVNDKALFHEVKAYIQKIAPEKQDIVHLHHNHVPVFDHYGITKQVKASFGKTVNLDSGVYLIIESTEALHVIDVNSGYKSSSNNQEQNALMTNLEAAEEIARQLRLRDLGGIIIVDFIDMKLPENKRAVLKAMEQFMANDRAKHTILPISKFGLMQITRQRVRPEVNISTAEVCPVCRGTGTISSTLLIVDEIEKNIQYLIDEGHRHLSLRVNPILYGYLTKGLISQQIKWWRKFRHWIRIEKDSNYYLIEYHFFDRKSGEEIKL comes from the coding sequence TTGAATAGAGAGCTCATTATAAATGCCCATGCTGGTGGAGTAGATATTGCCCTGCTGGAAGACAAAAAACTTGTTGAACTACATCATGAAAGTGGAGATAGCCAGTTTGCCGTAGGCGATATTTATCTGGGTAAAGTCAAAAAGCTGATACCCGGACTCAATGCTGCTTTTGTGGATGTGGGATATGAAAAAGACGCTTTCCTCCACTACACGGATCTAAGCCCCTATGCCCGCTCCGTATTGAAATTCACCCAAATGGCCATACACGATAAGGAGCCGGGTGGATTTGATTTTGCTACCTTCAAAAAAGAACCGGAAATCATCAAAACCGGGAAAATCACCGATGTACTGGGAGGTAAACCCGAAATCCTGGTGCAGATCCTAAAAGAACCCATCTCATCCAAAGGCCCGAGGCTAAGCTGCGAAATCTCCCTTCCTGGCCGTTATGTGGTGCTCACGCCCTTCAATGAAATAGTAGCTGTTTCCAAAAAAATCCATTCTGCCGAGGAACGCCGCCGGCTGCAAAGCATTGTGGAAGCCATCCGCCCGGCCAACTTTGGCGTGATTGTACGCACGGCCGCAGAAGGTAAAAAAACCGCTGAACTGCATGAAGACCTGCTGCAACTGGTTGACATGTGGAAAACCATTCAGCGCAACCTCTACCGCGCCCAGCCTCCGCAAAAAATCATGAGCGAACAAAACCGCACCAACAGCATATTGCGTGATCTGCTCAACGAAAGCTTCAATCGGATCGTGGTAAATGACAAGGCCTTGTTCCACGAAGTGAAAGCCTATATCCAGAAAATTGCACCGGAAAAACAGGATATTGTTCACCTGCATCACAACCACGTCCCGGTCTTCGACCATTACGGAATAACCAAACAGGTAAAGGCTTCATTCGGGAAAACCGTTAACCTGGACAGCGGCGTATATCTGATTATCGAATCCACCGAAGCCCTGCATGTGATTGATGTCAACAGCGGATACAAAAGCAGCAGCAACAACCAGGAGCAAAATGCATTGATGACCAACCTGGAAGCAGCCGAAGAAATTGCACGCCAACTGCGACTGAGAGATCTGGGTGGCATCATCATTGTCGACTTCATTGATATGAAACTGCCCGAAAACAAGCGGGCTGTACTCAAGGCCATGGAGCAATTCATGGCCAATGACCGTGCCAAACACACCATTTTACCTATATCCAAATTCGGATTGATGCAAATTACCCGCCAGCGGGTAAGACCCGAAGTAAACATCTCTACAGCCGAAGTATGTCCGGTGTGCAGAGGTACGGGCACCATCAGCTCCACCCTGCTGATCGTTGATGAAATAGAAAAAAACATCCAGTACCTAATTGATGAAGGACATCGCCATCTGAGCCTTCGCGTAAATCCGATTTTATATGGTTATCTGACGAAAGGACTGATCTCGCAGCAAATCAAATGGTGGCGGAAATTCAGGCATTGGATCCGCATAGAAAAAGACAGCAATTACTACCTGATCGAATATCATTTCTTTGACCGCAAATCTGGAGAAGAAATCAAATTATAG
- a CDS encoding alpha-ketoacid dehydrogenase subunit alpha/beta, producing MYFDRRQLSDDELVNLFRHLLWPRMIEEKMLVLLRQNKISKWFSGIGQEAIAVGATRALDADEWILPLHRNLGVFTAREMPLHRLFAQWKGLSQGYSKGRERSFHFGSREHHIFGMISHLGSQLSVADGIALAQKLSQSGKATLVFTGEGGTSEGEFHEALNVASVWDLPVIFLIENNGYAISTPVQEQYRCRNLADRAIGYGMQGITIDGNNVLDVYHAVREARRYCISENKPVLIECLTFRMRGHEEASGTRYVPPELIEAWKKKDPVEQFTHYLIQENILSPDDIQAIRQEFQQQIENELRLAESYHQPAPDIHTELSDVYAPAPPMPVAIGGTASEKKFIEAIHEALELAMEEHSGLILMGQDIAEYGGVFKVTEGLWEKFGKERVRNTPLCESAIVGAALGLSVMGYKAVVEMQYADFVSCAFHQIVNNLAKIHYRWGQVADVVIRMPTGAGLNGGPFHSQSNEAWFFHVPGLKIVYPSTPEDAKGLLIAAIEDPNPVLYFEHKALYRRVSGPVPEGYYAVPIGEARVVAEGDACTVVTYGAAVHWALEYAAQHPEIDMEIVDLRTLLPLDMATIERSVKKTGKLLIYHEDTLTGGIGAEIAARVTEHCFSYLDAPVMRCASLDTPVPFSAALENQFLANSRFEVILRKLLAY from the coding sequence ATGTATTTTGATCGCAGGCAATTATCGGATGATGAATTGGTGAATTTATTCAGGCATTTGCTCTGGCCGCGGATGATTGAAGAGAAAATGCTGGTTCTGCTAAGACAGAACAAAATCAGCAAATGGTTTTCAGGTATTGGCCAGGAAGCTATTGCCGTAGGTGCCACACGGGCTTTGGATGCTGATGAATGGATTCTCCCCCTGCATCGCAATCTGGGTGTATTCACGGCACGTGAGATGCCGCTCCATCGGTTGTTTGCACAATGGAAGGGACTTTCGCAGGGATATAGCAAGGGAAGGGAGCGCTCATTCCATTTCGGCAGCCGGGAACATCATATTTTCGGAATGATTTCCCATTTGGGCTCGCAGCTTTCGGTGGCCGATGGTATTGCTTTGGCACAAAAACTCAGCCAGTCCGGAAAAGCCACGCTGGTCTTTACCGGAGAGGGAGGCACCAGCGAAGGAGAATTTCATGAAGCCCTGAATGTGGCCAGCGTGTGGGATCTGCCGGTGATATTTTTAATTGAAAACAATGGATACGCCATTTCCACCCCCGTGCAGGAGCAATATCGTTGCAGGAATCTGGCAGACCGGGCTATAGGCTATGGTATGCAGGGAATTACCATTGATGGCAACAATGTATTGGATGTGTACCATGCCGTTCGGGAAGCCCGCCGGTATTGTATTTCAGAAAACAAGCCTGTACTGATTGAATGCCTCACCTTTCGCATGCGGGGCCATGAAGAAGCCAGTGGTACCCGCTATGTACCACCAGAGCTGATTGAAGCGTGGAAGAAAAAAGATCCGGTTGAACAGTTTACCCATTATCTAATCCAGGAAAATATCCTGAGTCCGGACGATATTCAGGCCATTCGCCAGGAATTTCAGCAACAGATTGAGAATGAACTCCGCCTTGCTGAATCCTACCATCAGCCCGCTCCGGATATACACACGGAACTCAGCGATGTGTATGCTCCTGCGCCGCCTATGCCGGTTGCTATTGGTGGAACGGCTTCGGAAAAAAAATTCATTGAAGCCATTCATGAAGCCCTGGAACTGGCTATGGAAGAACATTCCGGGCTGATTCTCATGGGACAAGATATCGCGGAATATGGCGGTGTGTTTAAGGTTACGGAAGGTTTGTGGGAAAAATTTGGCAAAGAACGAGTACGCAATACTCCGCTCTGTGAAAGTGCCATTGTAGGAGCAGCTCTTGGTTTAAGCGTGATGGGGTATAAAGCTGTGGTGGAAATGCAGTATGCCGATTTTGTGTCCTGTGCCTTTCATCAGATTGTCAATAACCTGGCTAAAATTCACTATCGGTGGGGGCAGGTGGCCGATGTGGTGATTCGCATGCCTACCGGTGCGGGTTTGAACGGCGGCCCTTTTCATTCTCAGAGCAATGAAGCCTGGTTTTTTCATGTGCCGGGATTGAAGATAGTTTATCCATCTACTCCAGAAGATGCCAAAGGTCTGCTGATTGCTGCTATTGAAGATCCCAATCCGGTCCTGTATTTTGAACATAAAGCCCTGTATCGCCGCGTAAGCGGTCCGGTGCCCGAAGGTTATTATGCTGTTCCTATCGGGGAAGCCAGGGTGGTGGCCGAAGGAGATGCCTGTACCGTAGTGACTTACGGAGCCGCTGTGCACTGGGCTTTAGAATATGCCGCGCAGCATCCGGAAATAGATATGGAAATTGTGGATCTGCGGACCCTGCTTCCGTTGGATATGGCCACCATAGAACGCTCTGTAAAAAAAACCGGGAAATTGCTTATCTATCATGAAGATACGCTTACTGGCGGCATAGGTGCAGAAATAGCAGCCCGGGTTACCGAACATTGTTTTTCTTATCTGGATGCACCCGTGATGCGTTGTGCCAGCCTGGACACGCCCGTACCTTTTTCTGCTGCACTGGAAAATCAGTTTCTTGCCAACTCCCGTTTTGAGGTCATCCTTCGCAAATTGCTGGCATATTAA
- a CDS encoding tetratricopeptide repeat protein translates to MKRAQIVLCVLAVAAVVLLYAFGSTRVPPKNTGMVAAPMASGQGVSAASLHTDSLIHQAKQGLSPDLLMRVTELENSVVRGDVKNQQIQAFRQLAHLWDSLKQPDLAAYYFGKAAVLQANPQALQFAAGLFLNRVQQTSPGALHTWQALQADSLLQLALQLKPGNDTLQTMLAQATIEQGAVMQGVQQLLAIVKRDSNNVPAHLLLGRLSITSGQYPRAIEHLQKVVSLQPQNAEALYYLGVAYRETGHRQEAARYFQQCKALIRDPDFDHEIDSLIQTMP, encoded by the coding sequence GTGAAACGTGCCCAGATTGTCCTGTGTGTCCTCGCTGTTGCGGCCGTTGTGTTGTTATATGCCTTCGGCTCCACCCGTGTTCCTCCAAAAAATACGGGTATGGTAGCTGCTCCCATGGCGTCCGGTCAGGGAGTTTCTGCTGCTTCGCTTCATACAGACAGTCTGATTCATCAGGCCAAACAGGGCCTGTCTCCGGATCTGCTGATGCGCGTTACCGAATTGGAAAACAGTGTGGTAAGAGGGGATGTAAAAAATCAACAGATTCAGGCCTTCCGCCAGCTGGCTCATCTCTGGGACAGCCTCAAACAACCGGATCTAGCTGCCTATTATTTTGGTAAAGCAGCTGTGTTGCAAGCCAATCCGCAAGCCTTACAGTTTGCTGCAGGATTGTTTCTCAACCGGGTTCAACAAACTTCGCCTGGGGCGCTGCACACCTGGCAAGCCCTGCAGGCCGACAGCCTGCTGCAACTGGCACTTCAGCTGAAACCCGGCAATGATACCCTGCAAACCATGCTGGCTCAGGCTACCATTGAACAGGGAGCCGTGATGCAGGGCGTGCAGCAGCTGCTGGCTATCGTAAAACGTGACTCCAACAATGTGCCGGCACATCTGCTGCTGGGTCGGCTTTCCATTACATCCGGCCAATACCCGAGAGCTATTGAACACCTGCAGAAGGTGGTGAGCCTGCAGCCCCAAAATGCTGAAGCCCTCTATTACCTGGGGGTGGCTTATCGTGAAACAGGACATCGCCAGGAGGCTGCCCGCTATTTCCAGCAATGCAAGGCCTTGATTCGTGATCCCGATTTTGACCACGAAATTGATAGCCTTATCCAAACCATGCCTTAA
- the nhaA gene encoding Na+/H+ antiporter NhaA, with protein sequence MITHLHKKLITPLRTFLEDSRSAGILLMVCTAVSLVLANLTPTGQAYVGWWTRDVFGKIVQGHLPDSAEGWINDVWMSFFFFFVGAEIKREMLQGELASIRRSLLPVLAALGGMLFPALIYTLFNHDTLYHHGWGIPMATDIAFSLGVLSLLGKRVPVQLKIFLMALAIIDDLGAVVTIALFYASDLHTGYLLLAGGIVGLLALCNGMKVKHPGIYFLLGGVLWWSLFHSGVHPTIAGVALGFALPLSRLDQVEYFLHKPVHFVILPLFALANTAVVFPHSGEEILHSTIGMGVMLGLFVGKPLGIFFSSFIATRVGVASLPSQTSYRQLLGAGMLGGIGFTMSIFTTSLAFHTADVQAVAKLSILLGSLCSAIFGYLYLYGLARQTRTRIPETPSYPAIQEEFAVSVA encoded by the coding sequence ATGATCACGCATCTGCATAAAAAACTGATTACTCCCCTGCGGACCTTTCTGGAAGATAGTCGTTCGGCCGGTATACTGCTGATGGTCTGTACTGCTGTTTCCCTGGTGCTGGCTAACCTTACCCCTACCGGACAGGCGTATGTGGGCTGGTGGACCCGTGACGTTTTTGGAAAAATTGTTCAGGGACATTTGCCCGACAGCGCAGAAGGCTGGATCAACGATGTATGGATGAGTTTCTTCTTCTTTTTTGTAGGAGCGGAAATCAAACGGGAAATGCTGCAGGGCGAACTGGCTTCCATCCGGCGCTCGCTGTTGCCGGTACTGGCCGCCCTTGGTGGGATGCTTTTCCCGGCATTGATTTATACCCTGTTTAACCATGATACACTTTACCATCACGGATGGGGTATTCCGATGGCAACTGATATTGCTTTTTCCCTGGGTGTGCTTTCCTTGCTGGGTAAGCGGGTGCCGGTGCAGCTGAAGATTTTTCTGATGGCGCTGGCTATCATAGATGATTTGGGGGCTGTGGTGACAATAGCCTTGTTTTACGCATCAGACCTGCATACGGGCTATCTGTTGCTGGCCGGCGGTATCGTCGGTTTGCTTGCCCTGTGCAATGGAATGAAGGTAAAGCATCCGGGGATCTACTTTTTGCTGGGGGGTGTTTTGTGGTGGAGTTTGTTTCACTCCGGCGTGCATCCCACCATAGCCGGTGTAGCGCTTGGTTTTGCCCTTCCGCTTTCCCGACTGGATCAGGTGGAATATTTCCTGCACAAGCCCGTGCATTTTGTTATTCTTCCGTTGTTTGCACTGGCCAATACAGCTGTCGTGTTTCCCCATTCAGGCGAAGAAATCCTTCATTCTACCATCGGCATGGGGGTGATGCTGGGTCTTTTTGTGGGCAAGCCTTTAGGCATATTTTTTTCCTCTTTCATAGCAACCCGGGTGGGGGTGGCTTCGCTACCCTCCCAGACCAGTTACCGGCAACTGTTGGGGGCAGGTATGCTGGGGGGCATAGGTTTTACCATGTCCATTTTTACCACCTCCCTGGCCTTTCATACCGCTGATGTGCAGGCTGTTGCCAAGCTGTCCATTTTGTTAGGATCACTCTGCTCTGCCATTTTTGGATATCTGTACCTGTATGGCCTTGCCCGGCAGACCCGCACACGTATTCCGGAAACTCCTTCATATCCGGCCATTCAAGAAGAATTTGCAGTTTCTGTGGCCTGA
- a CDS encoding outer membrane beta-barrel protein: protein MKHFLLFLLATGVSLTGFAQTDSTHPQIQISGYGDVYYQYNFNKNATDNKTSFTNSQNSFELGMASVKFQGQYQKAGFVADLGFGRREQEFAYNDEGITAAIKQLYVDYAFSDHVMLTVGSFATHMGWELVDPTGNVNYSMSYCFSYGPFFHTGLKADLNFGKWTAMAGIFDPTDHKTSFYQKYSGMLNNRKNIGAQITFAPSQVVKIYLNYLEGKDSTGTVNNQMNPILTWQVTSQFNVVLCEYFSLYKSPATSAQSWSSSALYLNYTCTPRFGLALRSEYFADKDGVIVFSDADPVTYSGGAHIWSFTLSGNIHLGQLTVIPEFRVDHADQTIFNKANGKPTQSTAKLLMGAYYTF, encoded by the coding sequence ATGAAACATTTTTTGCTCTTTTTGCTTGCTACAGGAGTAAGCTTGACCGGATTTGCCCAGACTGATTCCACCCATCCTCAGATCCAGATTTCGGGTTATGGGGATGTGTACTACCAGTACAATTTCAACAAGAATGCCACGGACAACAAGACCAGTTTTACCAATTCCCAAAATTCATTTGAACTGGGAATGGCCTCGGTAAAATTTCAGGGTCAATATCAGAAAGCCGGATTTGTGGCCGATCTGGGATTCGGAAGAAGAGAACAGGAGTTTGCATACAATGATGAAGGTATTACAGCTGCCATTAAGCAATTGTATGTCGATTATGCATTTTCCGATCATGTAATGCTTACCGTAGGAAGTTTTGCCACGCACATGGGTTGGGAATTGGTAGATCCTACCGGCAATGTGAACTACAGCATGAGCTATTGTTTTTCCTATGGTCCCTTCTTTCATACCGGATTGAAAGCCGATTTGAATTTCGGAAAATGGACGGCCATGGCTGGTATATTCGATCCCACCGACCACAAGACCAGTTTTTATCAGAAATACAGTGGCATGCTCAACAACCGGAAAAATATCGGAGCCCAGATTACTTTTGCTCCGTCACAGGTTGTGAAAATTTATTTGAACTACCTGGAAGGGAAAGATTCAACAGGAACAGTCAACAACCAGATGAATCCCATATTGACCTGGCAGGTGACTTCGCAATTTAATGTGGTATTATGTGAATATTTCAGCCTGTACAAATCGCCGGCTACATCTGCACAAAGCTGGAGCAGCAGTGCTCTGTATCTGAATTATACCTGCACCCCCCGTTTCGGCCTGGCTTTGCGGTCGGAATATTTTGCAGACAAAGATGGTGTGATTGTTTTTTCAGATGCGGATCCTGTTACCTATTCGGGCGGCGCCCATATCTGGTCATTCACCCTGTCCGGAAATATTCATCTGGGACAACTGACTGTGATTCCGGAATTCAGGGTTGATCATGCGGACCAGACCATTTTCAATAAAGCCAACGGCAAGCCTACGCAAAGCACAGCCAAATTGCTGATGGGAGCGTATTATACCTTTTAA
- a CDS encoding ammonium transporter produces MLLLWVSMPLWAQLAHPDPSGAATGKAGDVPAATPGKPTYQEIADAVGHNRIAINIVWTLITGFLVMFMQAGFAMVETGFTQAKNVAHTMAMNFMIYAIGMLGFWISGFAFMFGGIGSVSSLGGTAGLTHEITLHLFGKDFGIIGNAGYFLNSSVYDVGVFTLFLFQMVFMDTTATIPTGAMAERWRFKPFVIYGFFISMIVYPLFGNWVWGGGWLAQLGVNFGLGHGHVDFAGSSVVHEVGGAAALAGALVIGPRLGKYTRSGRVNTIPGHNIPMAIIGTFILAFGWFGFNPGSTLAGTDLRISVIAVNTMLASAAGAFLAMLYTWKTAGKPDPGMMANGMLAGLVAITAPCAFVNATSAVIIGAIAGVLVVAVANFVDRKLKIDDPVGAFAVHGANGMWGVVALGLFADGKYGDGWNGVPGTVRGLFYGDAGQFMAELIGAITCFVFVFGVMYVFFKVLDKIVPLRVSEEVEEKGLDIPEMGVKGYVGDQLEIPVY; encoded by the coding sequence GTGCTGCTCCTCTGGGTAAGTATGCCCTTGTGGGCCCAGCTGGCACATCCCGATCCTTCGGGTGCAGCTACAGGCAAGGCCGGAGATGTTCCTGCTGCTACTCCGGGTAAACCTACCTATCAGGAGATTGCTGATGCAGTAGGTCATAATCGGATAGCTATTAACATCGTGTGGACGCTGATCACCGGTTTTTTGGTCATGTTCATGCAGGCAGGATTTGCTATGGTGGAAACCGGGTTTACCCAGGCCAAAAATGTGGCGCACACCATGGCAATGAATTTTATGATCTATGCAATCGGTATGCTGGGCTTCTGGATCAGTGGCTTCGCATTTATGTTTGGCGGAATTGGTTCGGTTTCTTCGCTGGGCGGTACAGCTGGATTGACGCATGAAATTACTTTGCATTTGTTCGGAAAGGATTTTGGTATAATTGGCAATGCCGGGTATTTCCTGAACAGCAGCGTGTATGATGTGGGCGTATTTACCCTGTTTTTGTTTCAGATGGTGTTTATGGATACTACGGCCACTATTCCCACCGGTGCGATGGCGGAAAGATGGCGTTTTAAACCGTTTGTGATTTATGGGTTTTTCATTTCGATGATCGTGTATCCGCTGTTCGGAAACTGGGTATGGGGTGGTGGCTGGCTAGCTCAGCTGGGGGTGAACTTTGGCCTGGGGCATGGGCATGTGGATTTTGCCGGTTCATCGGTCGTGCACGAAGTAGGCGGGGCTGCAGCACTAGCTGGTGCCCTGGTCATCGGTCCCCGTCTGGGCAAATACACCCGTTCCGGGAGAGTGAATACCATACCTGGACACAATATCCCCATGGCTATCATAGGTACGTTCATCCTCGCTTTTGGCTGGTTCGGATTTAATCCGGGTTCCACCCTGGCAGGGACAGATCTGCGGATTTCCGTAATTGCTGTCAACACCATGCTAGCGAGTGCGGCCGGTGCTTTCCTGGCCATGTTGTACACCTGGAAGACAGCAGGGAAGCCTGACCCGGGCATGATGGCCAATGGGATGCTGGCCGGGCTGGTAGCTATTACTGCTCCCTGTGCTTTTGTGAATGCCACTTCTGCTGTCATTATCGGTGCGATTGCCGGTGTACTGGTGGTAGCTGTAGCCAATTTTGTAGATCGTAAGCTGAAAATTGATGATCCTGTAGGTGCTTTTGCCGTGCATGGAGCCAACGGCATGTGGGGAGTAGTTGCGCTGGGATTGTTTGCCGACGGAAAATATGGGGATGGCTGGAATGGAGTGCCTGGCACAGTGCGGGGTTTGTTTTACGGGGATGCCGGTCAGTTTATGGCCGAACTTATCGGAGCCATCACCTGCTTTGTATTTGTGTTTGGTGTGATGTATGTCTTTTTCAAAGTATTGGATAAGATTGTGCCTTTGCGGGTGAGCGAAGAAGTAGAGGAAAAAGGTCTGGATATACCTGAAATGGGCGTGAAGGGTTATGTGGGTGATCAGTTGGAAATTCCTGTGTATTAA
- a CDS encoding HU family DNA-binding protein, which produces MRKADLINHIAEKTGIPKVDVLVTVEALLKEIKDSLARGENIYIRGFGSFITKKRAAKIGRDIKKNIAVEIPEHYIPAFKPSKEFIQEVKKLKT; this is translated from the coding sequence ATGAGAAAAGCGGATCTGATTAATCATATTGCAGAGAAGACTGGTATTCCGAAAGTGGATGTGCTGGTTACAGTGGAGGCCTTGCTGAAGGAAATCAAGGACTCACTGGCACGAGGTGAAAACATCTACATCCGGGGTTTCGGTAGTTTTATCACCAAAAAAAGGGCTGCAAAAATTGGCAGAGATATCAAGAAAAACATTGCTGTAGAAATTCCGGAACATTACATTCCTGCATTTAAACCCTCCAAGGAATTCATTCAGGAAGTGAAAAAGCTGAAAACTTAG